The proteins below are encoded in one region of Phaseolus vulgaris cultivar G19833 chromosome 1, P. vulgaris v2.0, whole genome shotgun sequence:
- the LOC137815275 gene encoding squamosa promoter-binding-like protein 12 yields MEWNAKSLGQWDWEHLFFFNTKATENPRLPPTDCSSEADRELNAGVLYPSGGSACSGSELVHASSPRSSKSASNNSSSNGDSKASVLTLEGSQDDSTGKKELCSGEPVETSQSAEPSPVSGEPLLTLKLGKRLYFEDVCAGSDSKKPSSFEAPVSSGKKYKTSSQNLQHPSCQVEGCGLDLSSAKDYHRKHRVCEAHSKSPKVLIAGLERRFCQQCSRFHALSEFDDKKRSCRKRLSDHNARRRKPLPDSIQLNPSALSSSPYDGRQIMSPFAFSRTGTNLVWQDVHSSKLPQTKDFLPKPVKANNKIPSIVSMFSDDSSGLLTSRSIAAKTIIPGLEDPNPITSCDLNGAQDVNRALSLLSSNSWAPYETKSLSSRTSGITQAITQSMTHHHQRSPFASSSEFWHTDHQQQPSPSTMTMCISISDYDTNNRIQDFQLLSAPFDSGFPCNHLD; encoded by the exons ATGGAGTGGAATGCAAAATCTCTCGGACAATGGGACTGGGAGCActtgttcttcttcaatacAAAAGCAACAGAAAATCCCAGGTTGCCACCAACTGATTGTAGCAGCGAAGCAGATCGAGAACTCAATGCTGGGGTGTTGTATCCATCAGGTGGTAGTGCTTGTTCTGGCTCTGAACTAGTGCATGCTTCTTCACCAAGGAGCTCAAAATCAGCTTCTAACAATTCATCCTCAAATGGGGATAGCAAGGCATCAGTGTTGACCCTGGAAGGTTCTCAGGATGATTCCACTGGGAAGAAAGAATTGTGCAGTGGAGAGCCAGTTGAAACATCTCAATCAGCAGAGCCTTCTCCAGTCTCTGGGGAACCCCTTCTGACTCTGAAGCTTGGCAAACGGTTGTACTTTGAGGATGTATGTGCAGGAAGTGATTCCAAGAAACCATCTTCCTTTGAGGCTCCCGTTTCATCAGGAAAGAAATACAAAACCAGTAGTCAGAATTTGCAGCATCCAAGTTGCCAGGTAGAAGGCTGTGGCCTTGACCTCTCATCTGCTAAAGATTACCATCGCAAACACAGAGTATGTGAAGCTCATTCCAAATCCCCTAAGGTGCTTATAGCTGGTTTGGAGCGCAGATTTTGCCAGCAATGTAGCAG GTTCCATGCTCTGTCAGAGTTTGATGACAAAAAAAGAAGCTGCAGAAAACGTCTTTCAGATCACAATGCAAGGCGTCGCAAACCGCTGCCTGACTCAATCCAGTTAAATCCATCAGCTTTGTCTTCATCACCTTATG ATGGAAGGCAAATAATGAGCCCATTTGCATTTTCAAGAACTGGTACAAACTTGGTGTGGCAGGATGTGCACAGCAGCAAGCTCCCCCAGACAAAAGATTTTCTTCCGAAGCCTGTAAAAGCCAACAATAAGATACCCAGCATTGTCTCTATGTTTTCTGATGATTCTAGTGGCCTTCTAACATCCAGAAGTATAGCAGCCAAGACTATTATTCCAG GTTTAGAAGATCCGAATCCCATTACTTCGTGTGATCTAAATGGTGCACAAGATGTTAACCGTGCTCTCTCTCTTCTGTCAAGCAATTCATGGGCTCCATATGAGACTAAGTCACTATCCTCTCGAACCAGTGGCATCACTCAGGCCATAACACAATCAATGACGCACCACCACCAGCGTTCACCATTTGCTTCCTCTTCAGAATTCTGGCACACTGATCATCAACAACAACCATCTCCTTCCACCATGACCATGTGTATCTCAATCTCAGATTATGATACCAACAATCGAATTCAAGACTTTCAGCTGTTGAGTGCACCCTTTGACTCGGGTTTTCCATGCAACCATCTCGATTGA
- the LOC137815276 gene encoding ranBP2-type zinc finger protein At1g67325, whose translation MSRVDNRNSSAAKRARTDGSRREDDWTCPSCGNVNFSFRTTCNMRNCTQPRPADHNSKSAAKPLQAPQGYSSAAPYLGSNAPSSIYLGVPPYGSSLFNGSSVPPYDVPFSGGSAYHYNYGSRLSAGSPYRPLHLSGPAPYTGGPVMGNGGIYGMPQLLDRYGLGVPIGPGTMGARPGFFHEDKSQKKDATRDNDWTCPKCGNVNFSFRTVCNMRKCNTPKPGSQASKSEKNSKQKMPEGSWKCEKCNNINYPFRTKCNRQNCGADKPAESDKSPSPSADQNDQ comes from the exons ATGTCTCGG GTTGATAACAGAAACTCCTCAGCCGCGAAGCGTGCTAGGACTGATG GTAGTCGTAGGGAAGATGATTGGACTTGCCCCAGCTGTGGCAATGTCAATTTCTCTTTTAGGACAACTTGTAACATGCGTAATTGCACTCAACCAAGGCCAGCTGATCATAATTCG AAATCTGCTGCCAAGCCTCTACAAGCTCCACAGGGTTATTCATCCGCAGCTCCTTACTTAGGTTCTAATGCTCCCTCTTCTATATATCTTGGTGTTCCACCATATGGGTCTTCTCTGTTCAATGGATCATCAGTTCCTCCCTATGATGTTCCATTTTCTGGAGGATCAGCATATCACTACAATTATGGTAGTCGCCTTTCTGCTGGTAGTCCTTATAGACCATTGCATTTATCTGGACCTGCACCCTACACCGGTGGGCCAGTGATGGGAAATG GTGGGATCTATGGGATGCCCCAACTGTTGGACCGGTATGGCCTTGGTGTGCCTATTGGACCTGGGACAATG GGTGCCAGGCCTGGATTTTTTCATGAGGACAAATCTCAGAAAAAAG ATGCAACTCGTGACAATGACTGGACATGTCCAAAATGTGGCAATGTCAATTTCTCATTCAGAACTGTCTGCAACATGAGAAAGTGCAACACACCCAAACCTGGATCCCAG GCCTCAAAGTCCGAGAAAAATTCTA AGCAAAAGATGCCTGAGGGAAGCTGGAAGTGCGAAAAGTGTAACAACATAAACTATCCTTTCAGAACCAAGTGCAACAGACAGAATTGTGGTGCTGACAAGCCTGCTGAGTCTGATAAATCTCCTTCACCATCTGCAGATCAAAACGATCAG TGA